The Bemisia tabaci chromosome 8, PGI_BMITA_v3 genome has a segment encoding these proteins:
- the LOC109034059 gene encoding uncharacterized protein produces the protein MNKLRRLDPEVRLALIAIQKDLLVNVSIHQHLVAELQKCSNEVYRKVFIQGIQSAENKIKELDHKQKKFLADVRRSNLDVTTTKEERPISIKKERPISIKEEKPISIKEEKPISIKEEKPILIKEEKPILIKEEKPILITEDEPPPKKEEKPATPQKLIEYQTKRPSDEDLSSVPLKKKKIDKRARLFAISDQTKEKPSEVKSNCFSPEEEERLRAYGCFYVFSKQEKLTRPLTEQDYFLMNFGLVSRDHIQYAPYDVSLNVRRTRRQLHSKPKYKSSEWETTLPSSKKLKLLKGKTKGDNLNNSFESPPASPKQKGVIGDSSSLKGRIMMNKEPNAEAALAIRKDKEAFSNLYDKKVTLPKQLHNQVVMVKEKIRDFSRTDNHRGSLVETDTILLQNELLQNQLRNKLNFSRSISSMDTAQSHSLSHSRISSLVNITASKPASHEQLDSLQSHTFRIESAPASSISALPIKEQSSAKFRYLPFQKIGMSPVIEEGNDVEQISSQISTSTTVESGFSSKPLSHLSERNEMLQTKPDIETNTPEDAGTRQEQKIYPKDDPASKTIGSNSLKFLPTDTDSSQRCSVEPSNLIPASKGIPLQNIGISIRSDLSETDILLNSCSNIDFASLSSRREIIHDDPSDKSELLEPERLVSNPMMREQVNIV, from the exons ATGAATAAGCTCAGAAGGCTAGATCCTGAAGTCAGATTGGCACTTATTGCCATTCAAAAAGATCTCCTAGTGAATGTTAGCATCCATCAG CACTTAGTCGCAGAGCTGCAAAAATGCTCCAATGAAGTTTAT aggAAAGTGTTTATTCAGGGCATACAAAGCGCTGAGAATAAAATAAAGGAGCTTGATCATAAACAG AAAAAATTTCTTGCGGATGTCAGGCGCAGCAATTTAGATGTTACAACCACTAAAGAAGAGAGACCGATTTCAATTAAGAAAGAAAGACCGATTTCAATTAAGGAAGAGAAACCGATTTCAATTAAGGAAGAGAAACCAATTTCAATTAAGGAAGAGAAAccaattttaattaaagaagAGAAAccaattttaattaaagaagAGAAACCAATTTTAATTACTGAAGATGAACCACCTCCCAAGAAAGAGGAGAAACCAGCCACACCTCAGAAATTGATCGAGTATCAAACTAAGAGACCAAGTGACGAAGATCTAAGTTCTGTACCtctcaaaaagaaaa AGATAGATAAAAGGGCTCGTTTATTTGCAATCTCGGATCAAACAAAAGAGAAGCCTTCAGAAGTGAAGAGTAATTGTTTTTCtccagaagaagaagaaagactgag GGCGTATGGATGCTTCTACGTCTTTTCCAAACAGGAGAAATTAACTAGACCCTTGACAGAACAAGATTACTTCCTCATGAATTTTG GTTTAGTCTCACGTGATCATATCCAGTATGCTCCATATGATGTCTCTCTCAACGTCCGTCGCACTAGACGACAGCTCCACAGCAAACCGAAATACAAATCTTCTGAGTGGGAAACG acTTTgccttcctcaaaaaaattgaagttgctgaaaggaaaaacaaaaggaGACAATCTCAATAACTCGTTCGAGTCACCTCCTGCCTCACCAAAACAAAAAG GTGTAATAGGCGATTCATCGTCTTTGAAAGGCAGAATAATGATGAATAAAGAACCCAATGCGGAAGCTGCACTGGCAATACGGAAGGATAAGGAAGCCTTCTCAAACCTTTACGACAAAAAGGTGACTCTTCCAAAACAGCTTCATAATCAGGTTGTTATGGTGAAAGAGAAAATACGCGACTTCTCCCGGACGGACAATCATCGAGGCAGCCTTGTAGAAACAGATACAATACTACTGCAAAATGAGCTTCTACAAAACCAATTAC GTAACAAACTCAACTTTTCCCGATCAATCTCTAGTATGGACACAGCTCAGTCTCATTCATTGAGTCACAGTAGAATCAGTAGCCTCGTCAATATTACGGCTTCAAAACCAGCCTCTCATGAACAATTAGATAGTCTTCAATCACATACCTTCAGAATAGAGAGTGCTCCAGCCTCTTCCATCTCTGCGTTACCTATTAAGGAGCAGTCCTCTGCCAAATTCCGATATTtaccttttcaaaaaatcggaatGAGTCCTGTGATAGAAGAAGGAAATGACGTTGAACAAATATCATCGCAAATCAGCACAAGCACTACTGTGGAGTCTGGATTTTCAAGTAAACCTTTAAGCCATCTTAGCGAAAGAAATGAAATGCTCCAAACTAAGCCTGATATTGAAACCAACACACCTGAAGATGCCGGAACACGGCAGGAGCAGAAAATATATCCGAAGGATGACCCAGCGTCCAAAACTATAGGTTCAAACTCGCTGAAATTCCTGCCTACTGATACAGACTCCTCTCAGCGCTGTTCTGTAGAACCGTCCAACCTCATTCCTGCCAGCAAGGGAATTCCACTACAGAATATTGGTATTTCGATACGATCAGATTTATCGGAAACAGACATTCTGTTGAATTCCTGCTCAAACATAGATTTTGCCTCTTTATCCAGTCGAAGAGAAATTATCCATGATGATCCATCGGATAAAAGTGAACTGCTTGAACCGGAACGACTCGTCTCGAATCCCATGATGAGAGAGCAAGTCAACATTGTTTAA